From the genome of Ziziphus jujuba cultivar Dongzao chromosome 4, ASM3175591v1:
AGCATCGTTCGAATCCAAGCAGCCGTTCAGCTTCCATTCCATCAACCAGATGAATAATTATTCAACTCAGATGCaggatttttcttttgtttctttttttccgGATGAGGTTGTGGAGCTATTTTCTTGCCCATTTTTACTGTGAACAAAATTGTAAAGTCCCTGGATTGTAACCTTGTTGTTATACATGGGCTTTGAGATGCTGCTATTATATCTGTTGACGCATGAAAACTTGTGAAGACAGCTTCTGCAAAGTGGCCTCTTCCTCTTGCATTAGTAAAAGAGGAAAACAGTTTGATTGGTTTTCCAAATCTCTGCCGAATGCAAAGGTGACCTTTGAAGGAGTATAGTTTTCCAATGAATTAGTTTGTGTATTATGTTCATTTGCAGGCAGTGGTGGTATTGCAAACCGACCAACATGAGTGATGGGTTTGGACCAAGAAGATAAAGAAAGCGAACTATTTTAGGGTTGCATACTAGCTACAGTTTTCTTTTGAACAATGgtggaaaaattaggatttgtttcGTGGATGTAGTACAATATTGTAAACAAAGCAGAAGGAACCATTGACAGAGAGGTAAATACCTCATTAAGACTAAAGGGGGCGTCCATATACAAAATGACctggattttcttttattttattggcttatatatatatatatatatatatttcgtttATGGTGCTGACGTTTGaacatttttaatgtttttattatgcatgagttTGAAAAGAGAACggtttttgaagaaattattgttaatattatcaTACAAAAACTAGTActgacaataatttttttttaaatagttattttttctCATAGaatctttttataatatatatatatatatatatatatatatatatgtatgtatatgtgtattgaACTCTGGATAATTGTCCGAGTGAGCAAAGCTTTTCTGAAGATTAATAACatcctttttgttttaattatatatacaatgaaTACTgtcgatgttttttttttttctgaagaaGACTACAGTTTTTCCAATATAAGGTTAATATTTCTCCATTTACATAAGAGCGATGCAAGAGGCCTGCCATGATATggcaatatataaataactgaaaaattaatgtaaactaaatatatataaacgaaCAATTACATGAATAAGTCAAATCTAACACAAACTACTAAACGGGTGTCACATTATTTGCCACATAATTtagtaaattaatttgaaaacaatttggTCTCTCTAATGTATAATAGCTTTTTATAAATAACTTGTGAAGTCTTATTGTTTAGAATAAAACTTGTTAGTGATAAAAGAAGAGCTATTATAGCTATTTTCTCTTCGACCAGACATTTTGATAATCGAAGAGAACTGATAAACAAATATCAAATCCCAAAATATTAAATAGCACTCTTCGAATTTTGTTGGATTTGACACTTCGAACCAGATGTAGAGTGGAAATACTGCAGCTATGTTGTGATGAAGTCTGCATGTTGAAAATTCTTAACaggaaaatagaaaattcataattatttacaagataaaaagaCAAGTTAAGAGGGTAAGAGACGTGTAATTATTGGAGAATAAAACCAGAagaatttaacaaattattgtATACTAGACTCCCTAATCAGGTTCTAATGTCCTTGCACCTTTCAGCTATGAtggaaacaaattcaaactaatatatatatatatatatatataccaaaaaaaaaaaaaaaaaaaagaaaagaacaaaaagcctTACATTTGTTCATTGATGCACCATCATTGTCCGAAGACATTAATTCTGTTCCTCAAGTACTCAATTCATGTGTAATATCAAGTATTTCCCCTGGATATATGATGAGCTTTCCCTGAGCAATCATCCTCAATTTCTTTATATTGTTCactaacaaaatttttatagaacTTCAAAACCTTGGGGTGTGCTTGAACCTTTGAGGAATCAAAACCAGATAAATGAAGGCCTTCAAAGCTTCTCACACGGGAAAGAGCTACGTAGACCATTCCGTATCCAAAAGCTCTTGAGAGATCGGTGTGCAGGCGGTCAAGAGTCATTCCTTGGCACTTGTGAATACTTAATGACCATGCCAGTATGAGAGGAATCTGCTTTCTACTGGCACGAACTACATCTCCCTCTCTCACTTCCCATGTTTCCGGTTCAACCACCATTGTCTGCCCTGAATCAAACTTGACAAGAGGAAGCAGTCCATCTTTACATATGTCAGTAACATCCCTCTCCTCCGGTTCAACAAACCCCAAAATGGTACCAGTGGCACCATTAACCAGTCCACGCCAAGTTTTCACATTCTTGATCAGCATCACCCTTGCCTTTTCACACAAACCAATTTCATCAGGTGCTATCCCTTTATCAAGCTGTCTCTTCCATTTGTCGATGCCACTGTCAACGGCTGTATAAACCACAATTTCATTGTTCAATTTTTCCATTCTCTCTTCATTCACTGTGGCCACATCTTCAATCCTTGGAAAGAGTTGTACCACCGAATCATCTGGTTTGGTCTTTGAGCAACATACTTCTTCTAGGCACTCCAAATCTGAAGGATCAATCTCCCCTCTTCTTATACCCTGAAGTATCTTGATAAGTTGAAGGTCTGATTGCCGGAAAATTTGAGTTTGTTCAACTTGCAAGTCGAAGCTTGAATTCCAACAATCTGCCTCAAATGCAAATTCTTTACCCAACGGATCTGGTGGTCTTATTATGGGTGGTAACTGGAAGAAATCTCCACCTACAACAAGCTGAATTCCACCCCACACCTCATCTACATCACGAATCACTCTA
Proteins encoded in this window:
- the LOC107405636 gene encoding ATP-dependent DNA helicase PIF1, whose amino-acid sequence is MMGNRFLVIAITTYRNFSTKTGTKTKKWFGNRYRKKAIEKELVEGRTSIKWTDQQKQVISAVSMGRSVFITGSAGTGKTALIEHLIKTLGQKRYEPSNVFVTAATGVAACAISGQTLHSFSGIKHMKADRELLLQSVLSNKQACRRWKKAKALVIDEISMVSAKMFEDLEYIARVIRDVDEVWGGIQLVVGGDFFQLPPIIRPPDPLGKEFAFEADCWNSSFDLQVEQTQIFRQSDLQLIKILQGIRRGEIDPSDLECLEEVCCSKTKPDDSVVQLFPRIEDVATVNEERMEKLNNEIVVYTAVDSGIDKWKRQLDKGIAPDEIGLCEKARVMLIKNVKTWRGLVNGATGTILGFVEPEERDVTDICKDGLLPLVKFDSGQTMVVEPETWEVREGDVVRASRKQIPLILAWSLSIHKCQGMTLDRLHTDLSRAFGYGMVYVALSRVRSFEGLHLSGFDSSKVQAHPKVLKFYKNFVSEQYKEIEDDCSGKAHHISRGNT